CGTGTGCGCATCGAACTCCTCGCCGGTCGAGAGCACCAGGTGGCCGCCGTCCGCCGAGATCAGCTGCGCGCCGAGATGGATGTGCGCCCCGCGCTGCTCCAGCGACCGCACCACCCAGCGACCCGGCTCGTCCGTGACCTCGGGCAGGATGCGGTCCCGCGCCTCCACCAGGTGGAACGCCAGGTCGGAGAAGCGCAGCTCCGGGTACGACTTCAGCAGCGCCGTCGCCAGCGACAGCAGCTCGCCGAACCCTTCGACGCCCGAGAAGCCGCCGCCGACGAAGGCGACCGTCAGCAGCCGCGACCGCTCCGGTCCGGGAGGGAGCACGGACGCCCGGTCGAAGGCGTCGAGGAGGCGGTCGCGGATGGCCACCGCCTCCTCGACATGCTTCATCCCGATCGCGTTCTCGATCACCCCCGGGATGGGGAAGGTGCGCGTCACGGCGCCCGCGGTGACCACGATGATGTCGTAGCCGAGCTCGAACGCATCCCCATCCTGCGGCTGCACCACGACGGTCTTCGACGAGTGGTCGATGCGGGTGACGGACGCGTGGATGAGGCGCGCTCGCCGCAGGTGGCTGCGCAGCGAGATCGCCGCGTGACGCGCCTCGATCGAGCCGGCCGCGACCTCGGGGAGGAACGGCTGATAGGTCATGTACGGCCGGGGGTCGATCACGACGATCTCGGCCTCGTCCCGCCGGAGCGTCTTCTCCAGCTTCCATGCAGTGTAGAAACCGGCGTAGCCGCCGCCCACCACGAGGATCCGGCGCATGGTGTGCCTCCTGTCTCACCTGACTGGTGC
This region of Leifsonia sp. fls2-241-R2A-40a genomic DNA includes:
- a CDS encoding NAD(P)/FAD-dependent oxidoreductase yields the protein MRRILVVGGGYAGFYTAWKLEKTLRRDEAEIVVIDPRPYMTYQPFLPEVAAGSIEARHAAISLRSHLRRARLIHASVTRIDHSSKTVVVQPQDGDAFELGYDIIVVTAGAVTRTFPIPGVIENAIGMKHVEEAVAIRDRLLDAFDRASVLPPGPERSRLLTVAFVGGGFSGVEGFGELLSLATALLKSYPELRFSDLAFHLVEARDRILPEVTDEPGRWVVRSLEQRGAHIHLGAQLISADGGHLVLSTGEEFDAHTIVWTAGNGANPVVANRTDLPVTARGSVTVRADLRVATPEGIVPDAWAAGDDAAVPDLASPIEGALTVPNAQHAVRQAKRLAKNIVATLRGEEPTDYVHHSLGVVATLGLGKGIFQWRGIVITGFLAWVMHRGYHVLAIPTWERKVRVLLVWASAVVFGRDIISLLSVQHPRRAFLGGTRPVQERPADAEPETAGSPR